The window GCTTCGATACCCATATCGCCGATGTGTACGAGAAGAAGGGCGGCGCGCTGCAATTCGTCGTCCAGCAGACCCGCGTCATCAACCAGAAAGGCGAGCACATCGCCGACATCCGCTCGTCGCTCGTCCAGCGTTGAGGAACTAGCCATGACTATCCCGCAATACAGCGATGTGCAGGTCGGCGACGAGCTGCCCCTGATGAAGCTCCGCCCGATCGATCGCACCATGCTGGCGCTGTACGCCGGCGCCTCGGGCGATCACAACCAGATCCACATCGACACCGACTTCGCCCGCAAGGCGCGCATGCCCGACGTGTTCGCCCACGGCATGTTGTCGGCCGCCTACCTCGGTCACCTGCTCACCCACTGGGTGCCGCAGCGGCAGATCCGCAAGCTGGCGGTGCGCTTCACCGGCATCACCCAGCTCGGCCATATCCCGCACCTGACCGGGCGTATCGCCGAGAAGTTCGAGGAGAACGGCGAGCAGCGCGTGCGCCTCGATATCCAGTGCGCCAACCAGTACGGCGAGCCCAAGCTGGTTGGCGAAGCCGTGGTCGCCTTGGCCTGACATCCCATCCAACAAGAATCTAGGAACAGCACAATGAAAAAGCTCGAAGGTAAAGTCGCCCTGGTCACCGGCTCCGGCCGCGGCATCGGCCGCAGCGTGGCCCTGAAA is drawn from Pseudomonas cavernae and contains these coding sequences:
- a CDS encoding MaoC family dehydratase gives rise to the protein MTIPQYSDVQVGDELPLMKLRPIDRTMLALYAGASGDHNQIHIDTDFARKARMPDVFAHGMLSAAYLGHLLTHWVPQRQIRKLAVRFTGITQLGHIPHLTGRIAEKFEENGEQRVRLDIQCANQYGEPKLVGEAVVALA